The sequence GATGGTTTCCTCGCGGAGGCCGAGCTTGCGGAGTTTCGCGCTGAAGCGGTTCATCTTCGGGCGATCAGGGTGATCCTTGGGGAGGAAGCGTTCCTTGAAGAAGAGGAGCTGGTGTTCGGCTCCCGTGGTGTGGTCGGTTACGGTGACGAAGAGCCGCTTGAGATCGATCTTGATGCGGGTGAGCAGCTGGGGGAGCGCGGCTTTATCGAAGTCCCGGTAGTAGTGGAAGGTGAGCTTGCGGGAATGCAGGTGGATCTTGATTAGGTCGGCCTCGCGCGGGTTACCGTAGAGACGGGCGGCGCACTCGACATAGACGCGGAGGATGACGGGCAGCTCGTCGAGCAGGCTGCGGTGGAAAGTGAAGTGGGCTTCGTTCGGATCGAGGTGGCCGAAGTCGAGCTGGGAGGCGGCGATTTCGAGTTCGTCGGGATCGCCGGCGGCGAACATGAGTTCGCGGGCTTTTTCCTCGGCGTTCGCGTAGCTGCCGAAGAAGGAGCGCAGGTCGCGCTGGAGGCGGAGGGAGAGCTGGTTGAAGGGAATTTTCCACCGGAGCTGGGCGGCGGCCACGAAGACGAGGAGATCCTCTTTGCGGCGCTGGCGGGCGGCGTTGAAAGTCGGTTCGCCGAAGCGGTCGATGAAGAGCTGGAGGGCGCGCGGCAGGGAGCCGCAGGCTTGGCGGACTTCCGCAAGGCGGTCGAATTCCTCCTCGCGGGGCATGCGGCCGAGTTCGAGCACGGACTCCCAGTAGGCGTCGAGAAGCTCGCGGTGGATGTCGTAGGGATCGCGCTTCGCCTTGAGCGCCCGTAGCAGGCCGAGCTTCCGCGAGAGCGATTCCCAATCGATGAAACGGCGGGAGCGCTGCACGAGGAAATCATGGAGATCGGCGGTGTCGCGGAAGACCAGATAGATGCCGAGGCCGACGGGAACGGCTTCGGTGTGGAGGGAGTCTTCAATGAGTGACTGAATTTCAGACGGTTCGAAGAATTTCTGGAAGGTGTCGCGACTGGTGATCACACCATCCCCGAAGGATCGGATGTCGTCGTAGGCTTCCTGGCCGGCGATGAGGGTGGATACGAGCAAGGCGCGGCGGGTGTGTTGCCAGGCATCGACAAGCGCCTCGACGCGCTCTGCGGGATCTTCGATGACATTGAGCACGAAGCCGAGGTTGACGACATCGGCGGGTTGCTTCGGTGCATCGGGTGCATGGACAGGATCCCAGCCGCCGGACTCGTGGCCGAGTTTGGAAACCGCTTCGACATCGCCGCCGTGGCCGCAGCCGTAGTCGAAGAAGGAATCGCCGCGGCGGAGCTGGCCGAGTTCGATCAGGGTTTTTACCGGCTTGGAGATTTCACGGCGGACGAGGGCGGTCTTGTGGCGCTGGATTTTCCTTTTCGGGGTGGTGGTTGCCTGGAGTGGCTTATCACCGGTTTCAACAAGCCGGTGGCCCTTGAAGCAGAGTCCGCGCTCGGAAAGGGCGCGTTCCCAGTTCAGGCGGAAACCGATGCGGGAGGTGTCTTCCAAGAGGCCGGCGGCTTCCTCCTGCTTCGTGAGCTTGGCAAATTTTCCGTGGTGCGGGTGATCGGCAGGGATGAAGGTTTCCTTGCGGTGGAGGATGGGCGGGTTGGCGCGGCTGCGGTAGTCGTCGCGGCGGGATTTCCCGGTGACCAGATCCACGAGCACCGCCTCCGCGAGTTCCGGGTGGGGATCCTTTTCAAAGTCGGGATAGGAGAGGAACGAGACCTTCGGCGAGCCCGTGTGGATTTTGAGCAGGTTGAACGCGGAGCCGATGTCCAGCCGTTTGCGGAGCTCCGACACCGTGATGCGGAGAAGCGGAGGAATTCGCGGGTCGTCGCCGGGATCGAGCAGATACACCGCGCCGGGAAGCCGCTTGCCGTAGGGCAGGGCGTCGAGGGCTTGGCGGTATTCGGCGGCGGTCATCCCGTTTCATGGAATCCACTTAATGCCGCTCTGGAGCCAGCCTTCCGGGCCTGTGGTGCGGCCTTTCTTTCCGGGAGTCTCACGGAACTTGAAGTAGGTTCTCATCTTTGTTTTGCCGTCGCGTGGATCGGAGTAGTTCCGGCGTTCGAAATCGAGGATAGTCCCGGCGTTGAACGAGGGCTCAGTCTTGTTCCGATGAATGTGGAGATCGGCACCCACCATGGATGCCGCCCTTGCCACGGAAACATACCATGCGCCGGTTTCACAGATTCCATCCACAGGGTCAGCAGGCTGCGGGAGTTCGGTATCCGGTTTGTTGTGAAGATGAAGCGTGGCCATGGCTTGCAGCTTGGCAGCGGGCTTCTTGCAGGGTCAATGCACAAGACCAGAGGGCGGTCGCGTAAAGGGCTTCGCCCCCCCAGCGCTACGTTGCAAGGTGGCTGCCCTTGGTTTCATGCCCTTTCCGGTGAATGCGCCTTTGCGTTTTGGATCAGGGCCGACCGGGCCGGATCAGCCCTACCTTTGGGGGGCGCTGTCAAGGCAATGGGCTGCGGCGACGACGAGGCCAACGAGGCGATCCGGCTGAGCTGGTGCCACCTGACGCCGGAGGTGGATTGCCCTCCATCGGGCCAGCCGGAATGCGTCCTCCGGATCGCTTGCTATGAGGCGCAAATGCGCCCACCGGATTGGGAGGCTGTGGCGGAGCGGGTGAGGGGTTTGCTTTGAGCGGCAATCACGAATCACGCGCTTCATTCCGAGTGTATGCCTCCCACTTTTCCTTCGAAGGCCCGTAGCCGATGGTTTCCTCGCGGAGGCCGAGTTTGCGAAGCTTGGCGCTGAACCGCTGCATCTTCGCGCGATCCGGATGATCCTTTGCGAGGAAGCGTTCTTTGAAAAACAGGAGCTGATGTTCCAGGCCGGTGGTGTGGTCGATGACGGTGACGAAGAGGCGCTTGAGGTCGATCTTGATGCGGGTGAGTAGCTCTGGGAGGGGTGCTTTCTCGAAGTCCCGGTAGTAGTGGAAGGTGAGTTTCCGCGAGTGGAGGTGGATCTTGATGAGATCGGCCTCGAGCGGGTTTCCTCATTTACGGATCTCGTCAGGATTGTGGAATCGGGACAGGCCGCCGCCGTCCTACCCGATCTCGCCGCCGTGGACTTCGATCCAAAGCGATTCGCCGCGCAACCTATCGGTGAGCTGCCACGCAGGGAATTTGTTTTAATCGCCAATGCCAGGAGCCTCGATCGCTCGGGAATCCCAAGTGGGGTTGCTCCAAAAATGGGCAAGCTGCTGAAGCGGGGCTGAGGATTCTCATACCACTGCATTGGATTCTGCCGGAGCGTCAGCCCTTCTGCATCTCGCTCACTTCCTTGCGGACCATTTTGGCCAGTTCGGGCGGGAAAATGACCTTTGCATGGCTGCCGAAGCTGAGCACCCACCGGACAACTTCCTCAAGGCGCCCCACCTCGAAGCGCACCTCGACCTTGTTGCCGTGGTCGTCGAGAGGCGTCACCTCCTGTGTCGGGTGCCAGCGTCGCTCCTGGGCCAGCCGCGCGGCGTAATTCCGCAGCTCCAGCCTGACGATATGGCGCGTATCGTCGCCCTCGACATTCCAGACCCCGAATGACCGGTTGAGATAGGCCGCCCCGTTGAAATCCTCCGGCCGCTCGAACTGGCTCTGCAGAATCCGCACCCGCGACATGCGGGGCAGG comes from Akkermansiaceae bacterium and encodes:
- a CDS encoding DNA phosphorothioation-associated putative methyltransferase, whose product is MTAAEYRQALDALPYGKRLPGAVYLLDPGDDPRIPPLLRITVSELRKRLDIGSAFNLLKIHTGSPKVSFLSYPDFEKDPHPELAEAVLVDLVTGKSRRDDYRSRANPPILHRKETFIPADHPHHGKFAKLTKQEEAAGLLEDTSRIGFRLNWERALSERGLCFKGHRLVETGDKPLQATTTPKRKIQRHKTALVRREISKPVKTLIELGQLRRGDSFFDYGCGHGGDVEAVSKLGHESGGWDPVHAPDAPKQPADVVNLGFVLNVIEDPAERVEALVDAWQHTRRALLVSTLIAGQEAYDDIRSFGDGVITSRDTFQKFFEPSEIQSLIEDSLHTEAVPVGLGIYLVFRDTADLHDFLVQRSRRFIDWESLSRKLGLLRALKAKRDPYDIHRELLDAYWESVLELGRMPREEEFDRLAEVRQACGSLPRALQLFIDRFGEPTFNAARQRRKEDLLVFVAAAQLRWKIPFNQLSLRLQRDLRSFFGSYANAEEKARELMFAAGDPDELEIAASQLDFGHLDPNEAHFTFHRSLLDELPVILRVYVECAARLYGNPREADLIKIHLHSRKLTFHYYRDFDKAALPQLLTRIKIDLKRLFVTVTDHTTGAEHQLLFFKERFLPKDHPDRPKMNRFSAKLRKLGLREETIGYGPSKEKWERWNRDMR